TCACTGTGGATCACGGGGGCTTGGCCACCAGATCTGCACAGACCACCTGAAGGTTCTGGAGGGTGCGGCAAAGAAATACCGCATTCCTCTCGCAGACAAACAGCTCGCCTGTGCACCCCTCACAAGCCCTGAAGGAGAGGCATATCTTTCCGCAATGGCATGCGCCGCAAACTATGCATGGGCCAACCGGCAGATGATTACCCACCTGACTCGGGAGGTTCTCTCACGCGCATTTTCTCTCTCAACGGAGGATATGCCACTTGTCTACGATGTGACCCACAATGTGGCAAAGATTGAGGAGCACGTGGTGGACGGGACACGCACAACACTCTGCGTACACCGGAAGGGCGCCACACGCGCATTTGGTCCGGGGAGCCATGATCTGCCGCCGGGCTGTGATGCAATCGGCCAGCCGGTGATTATTCCCGGAAGCATGGGCAGTTCGTCATATCTCCTGAGAGGGACAGACGGAGCAATGGAGAAGACATTCGGCAGCACCTGCCATGGTGCAGGCCGTGTCCTTTCCCGATCACAGGCAAAGAAGACAATATCAGGTGACAGTCTCCAGGAATCGCTTGGCAGAAGCGGCATTACCGTTCTTGCCCCATCGGCAGGCTCTATCGCAGAGGAGGCACCGGATGCCTACAAACCATCAGCTGAAGTGGTAAAAGTTGTCCATGAAGCGGGTATATCAGCAAAAGTTGCCCGCCTCAACCCCATAGGAGTAATCAAAGGATGAAACAAAAAGCAGGGCTGGCATGGGAATGTTCCGTGCCGTTTGTCAGGTACATCGAAGACACCGGGATCACCTGTGAGCTGATAACGCCACAGATGATGGGGGCACCGTATTATCGTGGAAATATGGTATCCCTTATTATCCCGACAGGATTCGGAAACCCCGCATATTCAGGTCTCCTCCCGGCACTCAGGGCATCATCCGGGAGAATTAATAAATTTCTGAAAAAAGGAGGACGGGTCATTGTCTTCGGCGCGATGTCAACAGAACATGATCGTTATGACTGGCTTCCGGTCCCGGTCACCTATGTGAGTGAATACTTCGCGAGTCCCGTAACAGTTGACGAACAAAACCCCCTTGCAACCATCCTTGAAGATTTTGATACCAGTGAAATCGATTGTGACGGCTACATACAGGATCCGGAAGGTGAGGTGCTGGCACAAACAGATGACGGGAAGGCAATCATGGTCGCCTATCCGGTGGGAAAGGGGACACTCATTGTAACAACCATCCATGAATATCCATCACGCGGGTTTTTGCGCCATATTTGCACCTGTGAAAGCGAAACATTATTTTAACATTCAGCCATTCTATCTTTTTAGTACGGAACTTTCAGGTGTTTTCTATGAGTGAATATATCATCTCCGCAGATTCAGACGCAGGTGACCTTGTCGGGATTGCTCTCACAATCCATGACATTATAAACCGCCTCCCGGTAACAGCACGGTCCCTGAACAATCCCGGAGTAAGGATTGAGAACGGGATGGTGATTGATGATGCATATACCGGACCGGTTCTTGAAATTGCAATGAGGAAAAACCATCTGATCAAAACCGTTCCAAAAAGCGGACCATATGCAAATGTGCCGGTTGTTGTTGCCCCGGTACATGACAAAGACGGAGAGGTTATCGCCGCCATCGGGCTGGTGGATATCACCGGCATCTTTGACCTTGCGACTCTTATGGAACACCAGTCGACTATCTTAAAACAGGTCTGCGGCAAAGACCCATGTCCCCTTCCCACTGAAGCCGTGGCCGCAAAGAAGTGATATACATGAACACGACCGCAGACCAAATACTCAGTATTCTGGAAGAGGCAGGAGAACCTGTCTCCGGTGAAGAGATCAGTAAAAAGACAGGCGTAACTAGGTCAGCAATCTGGAAAAACATTAAAGAGCTCCGGGAACTGGGATATCAGATCGAAGCATCCCGACCTGCAGGCTACCAGTTAATTAGTCGTACGGACAGGCTTCTTCCATATGAAGTTAAACGACACCTGAAGACAGACGTCATTGGACAGAAGCTTGAATATTTTGATTCCATTCCGTCCACTATCGCTGTTGCAAAGGAATTGTGCGCGAAGAAACCGATAGCAGAACTGAACGGAACGGTGGTCATCGCCGAAGAGCAGTCGGGTGGCGTCGGGCGTCTCGGACGACCATGGGCATCCCCAAAGGGGGGCATCTGGACAACGGTCATCCTGAAACCGGAGATTCCTATTGACCATGTATTTATGGTGACAATGGCAAGTTCCATCGCCCTTGTCCGGACCATTCGGAAACTCTACGGGATAGGGGCCCTCATCAAATGGCCCAATGACATCTATATTGGCGACCGAAAGGTCGCGGGTATCCTGCTCGAAATATCAGCAGAAGCAGAAGACGTAAAGCACTGCATTCTGGGAATAGGCATTGATGCAAACGTTCCGCCCCAGGCCCTTCCCGCCAACCTGAATACCCCTGTAACTTCACTCCAGGCAGAATATGGCGAACCCATTGACCGGCCGAAATTCCTCGCATACCTGCTGCGTGAATTTGAACGACGTTTCCGCCTGATTGAAGCAGGAGAATACGATTCGATTGTGCGTGAATGGAAAAGTCTCTCCCTGACACTGGATAAACGCGTAAAGATTAAAACTCCCCGGAAATCCTTTGAGGGAGTGGCTATTGACATTGATGAATATGGCGCCCTGATTGTGCGGCGCGATAACGGCAGGGTCGAGCGAATATTCTCCGGGGACTGTACCCCGGCCTGAATCCTTTTCTTGTCAACCACCCTACAATATTGGGTTGACATGTACGGTAACGAAAAGAGAAGCCACCTCATATCACTGACAGCCGCATTTGTGGCCCTGATTGCCGTGGGCGGATGGGTATCCCTGCCCATTCCCCCGGTACCGGTAACCCTGCAGACGTTTTTTGTTCTGCTCGCCGCAGTTGTGATGGGCCGGTATGCTGTTCTGCCGGTTTTTGTATACCTGCTTCTGGGCATTCTGAATATGCCGGTCTTCCATAACGGACTTGCGGGAATCGGTGTCCTCATGGGGGCAACAGGAGGATACCTGATTGGATTTCTCCCTGCAGTTCTTGTGGCGGGTTTTGCATATGAACAGGAGAACAGAATTATCCGTGCAGGTGGAATTACTGCTGCAACGCTCATTATATACCTCTTTGGCATCACTTGGATGTCATACTCCACCGGTATGGCATTGACACAGGCAGTGCTTCTCGGCGTGGTGCCATTCATTGCAGGCGATGCACTCAAAGGAATTGCTACGTATATTATCGGAGAACGTATCTGATGATTCAGGTGGAGAATCTGCACCACAGATTTCTGGAGATTGAGTACCTCCGTATCGGAGAGGGACACACTGCAATCATCGGCCCCAATGGGAGCGGGAAGACTACATTCCTGAAACTATGTGCAGGCATCGAACTTCCGGAGAGAGGAACTGTCACCATATCAGGCAAAGAACCACGTGCGGTCAATACCGGATGGGTGGGTGAGGTTCCGGACAACAATCTCGTATTTCGGACCGTCGCCGATGAAGTGG
Above is a window of Methanogenium organophilum DNA encoding:
- a CDS encoding RtcB family protein; protein product: MMEKIIQRGEYEWEVPIDTVPGMRVPGRFYLSQQLMGTLEEGAVRQLANIATLPGICRNSLAMPDIHWGYGFPIGGVGAFTMDEGIISPGGVGFDINCGVRLITTPLQRSDLGQLKKVLQELYNTIPTGVGTKSCVTVSDHELNRIMTEGARWTIEEGYGTERDLLWCEEQGCIEGADISHVSQKARKRGRPQCGTLGSGNHFLEVQCVEEIFDPEAARTFGIETGQICIMIHCGSRGLGHQICTDHLKVLEGAAKKYRIPLADKQLACAPLTSPEGEAYLSAMACAANYAWANRQMITHLTREVLSRAFSLSTEDMPLVYDVTHNVAKIEEHVVDGTRTTLCVHRKGATRAFGPGSHDLPPGCDAIGQPVIIPGSMGSSSYLLRGTDGAMEKTFGSTCHGAGRVLSRSQAKKTISGDSLQESLGRSGITVLAPSAGSIAEEAPDAYKPSAEVVKVVHEAGISAKVARLNPIGVIKG
- a CDS encoding DUF2111 domain-containing protein, with the translated sequence MSEYIISADSDAGDLVGIALTIHDIINRLPVTARSLNNPGVRIENGMVIDDAYTGPVLEIAMRKNHLIKTVPKSGPYANVPVVVAPVHDKDGEVIAAIGLVDITGIFDLATLMEHQSTILKQVCGKDPCPLPTEAVAAKK
- a CDS encoding biotin--[acetyl-CoA-carboxylase] ligase — translated: MNTTADQILSILEEAGEPVSGEEISKKTGVTRSAIWKNIKELRELGYQIEASRPAGYQLISRTDRLLPYEVKRHLKTDVIGQKLEYFDSIPSTIAVAKELCAKKPIAELNGTVVIAEEQSGGVGRLGRPWASPKGGIWTTVILKPEIPIDHVFMVTMASSIALVRTIRKLYGIGALIKWPNDIYIGDRKVAGILLEISAEAEDVKHCILGIGIDANVPPQALPANLNTPVTSLQAEYGEPIDRPKFLAYLLREFERRFRLIEAGEYDSIVREWKSLSLTLDKRVKIKTPRKSFEGVAIDIDEYGALIVRRDNGRVERIFSGDCTPA
- a CDS encoding biotin transporter BioY, which produces MYGNEKRSHLISLTAAFVALIAVGGWVSLPIPPVPVTLQTFFVLLAAVVMGRYAVLPVFVYLLLGILNMPVFHNGLAGIGVLMGATGGYLIGFLPAVLVAGFAYEQENRIIRAGGITAATLIIYLFGITWMSYSTGMALTQAVLLGVVPFIAGDALKGIATYIIGERI